ATAGGAATGATAAATCCTCCCCGCCAGCCGGATGTGACTGTGATTGCAATGGCGATGATTTTAAATGCAAACAAACTGATCAGCAATTGAATCGAATATTCATTGGTCAGGATAGTATTGATTTCTTCATGACCGAAGTAACGGGTGAGTGGAAGATAATAAGCAATCGTTCCCAAAATCAATCCACCCGCGAACATCTTCGCATAGATGGGGAGTCTTGTTTTTTTCCAGGTGAAATTCAAAATTTTGGTGAGATAGATAAACGCCCATCCGAAACAGACGGCTACCGATGCAAAGAGCACTGCAAATATAAAATCAAACATGGACTCGACATGGTAAGAAGGAAAATGCCAGGTTGGTCCGAAACCCAAATGAACGATCAAGGCGAAAACTACGTAACTGGCACAACTTGCAACTAACGCCGGTATAATGGCTTGATAATATTCTACAACGTACTTATGATGAAGTATTTCCAGAGAAAATAAACTTCCACCTACCGGTGCTCCGAAAAGAGCAGTAAACCCGGAAGCCATCCCCGCGATGGTCAAAGAACGAAAATCCTCTCCTTTCAAACGAAGTATTTTTCCGATCCAAGATCCTGTGGAACCTGTGATTTGTACAAGAGGAGCTTCCGGGCCCAGACTTCCTCCCGAAGCGATGCAGAGCAAGGAAGATAGAAACATGGACGGATTGTTTTTCGGTTCCAGTCTTCCTTTTTTGAACCGGATATTGTTTACTATAAGTTTGATCTCACCCGGATCCCCGATGAAATGAATGATAAGTCCCGCAAATAATCCCGAAAATGCCATCAAAGGAATGACCTGCCATCCTTTCGCATAAGACATCAATTCTGTCAGGTGTTCTAATATGATCCAATATCCTCCTGCTATCGTTCCTCCTATAAGACCGACAAAGATCCAAAGAAAAACAGATCGACCGAATACGAACGGATTAAAAGGGGAATGGGTTTTTAATGAATTAAGACGTTTTAGAAATTTTTTTTTGGAGATCATGGCAAAATCAGTTCAAATCTATTTTAAGTGATTTTGATTTCAATCTAAAATAGATTCTTTCCTAGCTATCCCCTAACAACGGATCTGCGCTTTCCTTTGCTTCTGCCTCTGAGAATACCTACAAAGATAAGTCGAAGTTGTTTTACGGTTTTGATCTTTAATTTTTTTTCACTGAGCGAATCTTTCGGATCTGAATCTAAAAATTCCCCCGCGATATGAAAGGCATTGAATACGATCATCTCCGATACGAATTCAATATCCGAAAAGGGAACTGATTTGGGGAGTCGCATATCGGATGCTAACTCATTCGTAATGAAAGCCATTTCATTGCGAATGGCCGCGCGAATTCTTTTGTTTCCCCCTGTTCTCTCGCGTGAGATAAAGCGGAACAATAATCTGTTTTCTTTCACATAATCGAAAAAGAGGGCGATGGATTCCTGGAGAGCGGTCTTATAAGCGCCTTTTTTACGGGCCTCACGCAAGATGGTGCGGAGTTTGATACTCATATCATCTACAAGTGCAAGCCCCAACTCTTCCATGTTCTTAAAATGCCTGTAGAAAGCGGCAGGAACAATCCCAGCTTCTCCGGCTACTTCACGTAAGCTCAATTCACCCAAACTTTTTTCCTCTCCCATAAGTTTCAGGGCAGCTTGGATTAAAGTGCTGCGGGTGCGCAGTTTCTGTTGGTAACGAAGGTTTAGCTTCATAAATGAATCTTTGTAAACGATCGTTCACTTTTTTTTCCGATCAAGGAAAAAATAACCTAATTCAGGGTTGACATATTTAACACTGTAAGTTATATCTGTGAACAGTCGTTCACCAAAAAAGAGGCGAAAATATGAAAGTGCTCCCATTTATCTACAACAGTCCCAAAGAATATTGGAATTATTTCCAACCTACGAACTGGTTAGAGTTCGTTTTGGGCGAAATCAACCCATTATATTCGGTTTCCACGGCAAAAGCAAAAGTAATTGCCATCCATTCCGAGTCTGCAGATGCGAAAACAATCGTTCTCCAAACGAATCGTCATTGGAAGGGATTTCAGGCAGGACAACATGTTCCGGTCACTGTAGAGATCGCCGGACGCCGAGTGACCCGTTATTATTCCTTATCCTCTTCCCCATCGGCAAAAAACCCGACAATCACTGTGAAACGCCAGAAAGGCGGACTTGTTTCCAACTTTCTCAATGACAGATTGAAAGTGGGGGACGTCATTGAATTGGGTCAGGCAAGCGGAGAGTTTACGATTGATCCTTCTGCACTTCCCGACAAACTTCTGTTTATTGCCGGTGGCAGCGGAATTACACCCATTCATTCCATTATTAAAACCCTGGCTGAGTCGAATTACAAAGGTCAGGCGAAATTACTTTATTTTTCCCGATTTAAAGAAGACATTATTTTTTTTCAATCCTTTGCAAAGCTCGAAACGGGTAATTCGTGGTTGGAAGTAAAACATGTTTTGACCGATGTTCCTTCCCCAGGTTATGAATCCGGATTTTTGACTACGGAACTTATGGACAAGTTCGTTCCCGATCTGAAGGAAAGATTGGTTTATCTTTGCGGGCCTGCTCCTTTGCAAACTTCTGCAAAAGAGTTTTTAAAAGATAATCAAGTGATCTCGGAACTGTTTTTATTACCTACCCAGATTCAAACCAATTACCAAAGTAGCGGTCCCGTAGAAGTGGTACTTTTACAGTCTCATAAGACTGTTCTTCTGAAAGGTGAAAAGTCCATCTTGGAAGAATTGGAAGATCAGGGAATCTATCCGCCTAGCGGCTGTAGAATGGGGATTTGTCATACTTGCACTTGTAGAAAAACGAGCGGGTCCGTAACAAACATCAAAGATGAAACTATGTCGGACAGTGGAGAAGGAAATATCCAACTCTGTCTTTCGCGAGTGGATGAAAAACTGGAACTGGATTTTTAGAAGAGTATTTTTTAGTTAACGAACAGGAAATAGGTAAATCATATGAAAACAATAAGTAAAAAACTTTCAAAAGCGGAAACGGAAGCTTTCGGTGCGGAGCTGGAAGAAATCAGAAAAGATGTGATGGCAAAAGTAGGGACTGAAGATGCGAATCATATCAAACGAGTCCACAAAGCATATCGTTATACTGAAATTTTGGGAAGAGGGTTGATTCATTTCAGCTTTGAACCGATTACATTCGGAATTGGAACATTGTTACTCGCAGGTTCCAAAATTCTAAATAATATGGAAATCGGGCATAATGTAATGCACGGCCAATATGACTGGATGAATGATCCAAGATTCAACTCACGAACATTCGAATGGGATATCGTATCCGATTCAAAACAATGGAAGTTTTATCATAACTATATGCACCATACATTTACAAATGTATTGGGTAAGGATCATGATTACGGCTATAATTTCACGAGACTAACTGACGATCAAAAATGGAAACCGGTTCACTTAACACAAATGTTTTCCAATTTGTTTTTGATGTTTCACTTTCAATGGGGAGTCGGTGCTCATGGTTATCGTGTGGAATATATGGAGATTCCAAAAAAACTCAGAAAGAAAAGAACTCTGAAAGAATATAGAGATGTATTTTTCAAAAAGATAGAATTGCAATTGGTAAAGGATTATCTTTTCTTTCCGATCCTTGCAGGTCTTAATTTTCCAAAAGTGATCTTGGGAAATCTTCTTGCGAATATGATCAGAAATGTTTGGACTTACTCCATTATCTTTTGCGGCCACTTCACTGAAAATGCGGAAACGTTTTCTCCCGAAGAGATTAAAAATGAAACGAGAGCGGATTGGTACATTCGTCAGTTGAAAGGTTCCTCCAATATCAGCGGAAGCAAATTCTTCTACCTGATGAGCGGTCATCTCAGCCACCAAATCGAACACCATATGTATCCTGATGTTCCTTCCAGACGTTACCAGGAGATTGCACCGAGACTCGAAGCGGTTTGTAAAAAATACGGACAAAATTATAACACGGGAAGTTTTGCAAAACAATTCGCGGAAGTATGGAAGCGTATCTTTGTATATTCTTTCCCGAATAAGATTGCGAAGAAACTTTTGGGAAATGTGAAGGAAGTGCAATTGATGCCGGAACCGCAAATTGTAATGGTGGATACGACTTCCGAAGAATTGATTCCTGCCTAATAGAGAGAGAGATAGCTGATAGAGATTTAACGGAGAGGCCAGGGGAGAAATTCCTCTGGCCTTTTTATTTGCTATGCGTTTTTAAGTTTTAACCTGAAAATAATTTAACCGAAGTTAAATCGCATTTTGAATTCGAATCAAATTGCCGGTGACGATAGCCAGAGAATCGGCATGAAATCCTTGGCACCAGGTTTTTCTCAAATCCTTTCTGCTTTTCGATTTTGCTTTCGCTCTTTCCATTAGAATTCCTACCACCAAACGAGCACTAGACTCAACTACTTCGAAAGCGAATTTTTCACGCAAAGTAGTATCTGTGATTTTTTTCCAAGACTCGACGATCTCTTCGAATACCTTTCTTGTTTCCGATAGGTTTTTTTCAAAGCTCAGGCCTTCCGATCTTTGGTCCAGGTATTGGCGAAAGATTCCCGTTTGGGACATTCCGGATGTGATTCCTCCTATGGCAGCATTGACTTGTATCTGAGTGGTTCCGTCGTAG
The nucleotide sequence above comes from Leptospira kobayashii. Encoded proteins:
- a CDS encoding chloride channel protein, whose protein sequence is MISKKKFLKRLNSLKTHSPFNPFVFGRSVFLWIFVGLIGGTIAGGYWIILEHLTELMSYAKGWQVIPLMAFSGLFAGLIIHFIGDPGEIKLIVNNIRFKKGRLEPKNNPSMFLSSLLCIASGGSLGPEAPLVQITGSTGSWIGKILRLKGEDFRSLTIAGMASGFTALFGAPVGGSLFSLEILHHKYVVEYYQAIIPALVASCASYVVFALIVHLGFGPTWHFPSYHVESMFDFIFAVLFASVAVCFGWAFIYLTKILNFTWKKTRLPIYAKMFAGGLILGTIAYYLPLTRYFGHEEINTILTNEYSIQLLISLFAFKIIAIAITVTSGWRGGFIIPMFFVGATLGLILHHFFPGVNLTLATVSCMAAINACVTRTPLSTILLLSALTGFTYFVPITFASLTGYFFSPNNPFISTQKHREE
- a CDS encoding fatty acid desaturase family protein, which gives rise to MKTISKKLSKAETEAFGAELEEIRKDVMAKVGTEDANHIKRVHKAYRYTEILGRGLIHFSFEPITFGIGTLLLAGSKILNNMEIGHNVMHGQYDWMNDPRFNSRTFEWDIVSDSKQWKFYHNYMHHTFTNVLGKDHDYGYNFTRLTDDQKWKPVHLTQMFSNLFLMFHFQWGVGAHGYRVEYMEIPKKLRKKRTLKEYRDVFFKKIELQLVKDYLFFPILAGLNFPKVILGNLLANMIRNVWTYSIIFCGHFTENAETFSPEEIKNETRADWYIRQLKGSSNISGSKFFYLMSGHLSHQIEHHMYPDVPSRRYQEIAPRLEAVCKKYGQNYNTGSFAKQFAEVWKRIFVYSFPNKIAKKLLGNVKEVQLMPEPQIVMVDTTSEELIPA
- a CDS encoding ferredoxin reductase, whose translation is MKVLPFIYNSPKEYWNYFQPTNWLEFVLGEINPLYSVSTAKAKVIAIHSESADAKTIVLQTNRHWKGFQAGQHVPVTVEIAGRRVTRYYSLSSSPSAKNPTITVKRQKGGLVSNFLNDRLKVGDVIELGQASGEFTIDPSALPDKLLFIAGGSGITPIHSIIKTLAESNYKGQAKLLYFSRFKEDIIFFQSFAKLETGNSWLEVKHVLTDVPSPGYESGFLTTELMDKFVPDLKERLVYLCGPAPLQTSAKEFLKDNQVISELFLLPTQIQTNYQSSGPVEVVLLQSHKTVLLKGEKSILEELEDQGIYPPSGCRMGICHTCTCRKTSGSVTNIKDETMSDSGEGNIQLCLSRVDEKLELDF
- the fabR gene encoding HTH-type transcriptional repressor FabR, encoding MKLNLRYQQKLRTRSTLIQAALKLMGEEKSLGELSLREVAGEAGIVPAAFYRHFKNMEELGLALVDDMSIKLRTILREARKKGAYKTALQESIALFFDYVKENRLLFRFISRERTGGNKRIRAAIRNEMAFITNELASDMRLPKSVPFSDIEFVSEMIVFNAFHIAGEFLDSDPKDSLSEKKLKIKTVKQLRLIFVGILRGRSKGKRRSVVRG